The Paucidesulfovibrio gracilis DSM 16080 genome contains a region encoding:
- a CDS encoding outer membrane homotrimeric porin: MKRIVVLATLLAMVIGTASMASAADITATGSWKIFAAWSDNLDYDDDTDAAAESDFDVWQRMRTQFNFTASENLTGALQLEIGTSAWGEPGAGADLGGDDVAIEVKSAYVNWVWPNTDVSLTAGLMPLALPTGRFGNPVMDDDVAAFVANAPITENVGILAGWARAASNLDDDGTIAGANTTQNAYLDVVFAVLPVTFDGIGVTPYFAYAYSNEDFGAQVLNPANAGLFNEADMGQLAGTLSNMAPTNDVNFGTESLDAWWGGFAFNMTMFDPFTVDASFVYGSADAGADFDRSGWQADVAVAYNGFDVVTPELFFAYTSGEDDDRGDSERLPTIAGDYAQGDYFFNSGGLVIDGPQDMAAQLGYWALGLNLKDISFLDGLTHRVGIMYAAGTNDENLVAHAAANANFNGIAAYGNTLTDEDSIWEFSLVNEYQIYDELTATLGLAYIAADYDEDVWRGNGLTAGADDEDGARMSIGIEYKF; the protein is encoded by the coding sequence ATGAAACGTATCGTGGTTCTGGCGACTCTGCTCGCCATGGTCATCGGCACCGCCTCCATGGCGTCCGCCGCTGACATCACCGCCACTGGTTCTTGGAAAATCTTCGCCGCTTGGTCCGACAACCTGGACTACGACGACGACACCGACGCTGCTGCTGAGAGCGATTTCGACGTTTGGCAGCGCATGCGTACGCAGTTCAACTTCACCGCCAGCGAGAACCTCACCGGTGCTCTGCAGCTCGAAATCGGCACCAGCGCCTGGGGTGAGCCCGGAGCCGGCGCCGACCTGGGCGGCGACGATGTGGCCATCGAAGTGAAGAGCGCCTACGTGAATTGGGTCTGGCCCAACACGGACGTGTCCCTGACCGCTGGTCTGATGCCTCTGGCTCTGCCCACCGGCCGCTTCGGCAACCCCGTGATGGATGACGACGTTGCCGCCTTTGTGGCCAACGCCCCCATCACCGAGAACGTCGGCATCCTGGCTGGTTGGGCCCGTGCCGCCAGCAACCTGGACGACGACGGCACCATTGCCGGCGCTAACACCACCCAGAACGCTTACCTGGACGTGGTCTTTGCCGTGCTGCCCGTCACCTTTGACGGTATCGGCGTGACCCCGTACTTCGCCTACGCCTACTCCAACGAGGACTTCGGCGCTCAGGTGCTGAATCCCGCTAACGCTGGTCTCTTCAACGAAGCTGACATGGGTCAGCTGGCCGGCACCCTGTCCAACATGGCTCCGACCAACGACGTCAACTTCGGCACTGAATCTTTGGATGCGTGGTGGGGCGGTTTCGCTTTCAACATGACCATGTTTGATCCGTTCACCGTGGACGCCAGCTTCGTGTACGGCTCCGCCGACGCCGGTGCCGATTTTGATCGCTCCGGTTGGCAGGCTGACGTGGCCGTGGCCTACAACGGCTTCGACGTTGTGACCCCGGAACTGTTCTTCGCCTACACCTCCGGTGAAGACGATGATCGTGGTGACTCCGAGCGTCTGCCCACCATCGCTGGTGACTACGCTCAGGGCGACTACTTCTTCAACTCTGGCGGACTGGTCATCGACGGTCCCCAGGACATGGCCGCTCAGCTCGGCTACTGGGCCTTGGGCCTGAACCTGAAGGACATCTCCTTCCTGGACGGCCTGACCCACCGTGTCGGCATCATGTACGCTGCCGGTACCAACGATGAAAACCTCGTTGCTCACGCTGCCGCCAACGCCAACTTCAATGGCATCGCTGCTTACGGCAACACCCTGACCGACGAAGATTCCATCTGGGAATTCTCCTTGGTCAACGAATACCAGATCTACGACGAGCTGACCGCGACTCTGGGTCTGGCCTACATCGCTGCTGACTACGACGAAGACGTCTGGCGCGGCAACGGCCTGACCGCCGGTGCTGACGACGAAGACGGCGCTCGTATGTCCATCGGCATCGAGTACAAGTTCTAA
- the rplI gene encoding 50S ribosomal protein L9, translating to MKLILRADVDNLGRLGDIVNVKPGYGRNYLLPQGLAMPATEGNQKQFDLELNKLKAQADALRTDAELMAEKIASAPVEIRVRVGEGDKLYGSVTTAMIADALLEQGIDVDKRKILLDDPIRSLGEYTLEVKLHPDVRGELNVAVLRHGAAIVEESVTDEVEQPVEEATQDVVEDSDAGADESAPEEA from the coding sequence ATGAAACTCATTCTTAGGGCCGACGTGGACAACCTCGGCCGCCTTGGAGACATCGTCAATGTCAAGCCCGGCTACGGCCGGAACTACCTGCTGCCCCAGGGGCTGGCCATGCCCGCCACCGAAGGCAACCAAAAGCAATTCGACCTGGAGCTGAACAAACTCAAGGCTCAGGCGGACGCGCTGCGTACCGACGCCGAACTGATGGCTGAAAAAATCGCCTCCGCCCCCGTGGAAATCCGCGTGCGCGTCGGTGAGGGTGACAAGCTCTACGGCTCCGTCACCACCGCCATGATCGCGGATGCTCTCCTTGAGCAGGGCATTGATGTGGACAAGCGTAAAATCCTGCTTGACGATCCCATCCGCTCCCTGGGAGAGTACACCCTGGAAGTCAAACTGCACCCGGACGTTCGCGGCGAACTCAACGTCGCTGTGTTGCGCCATGGCGCGGCGATAGTGGAAGAATCCGTAACGGACGAGGTCGAACAGCCCGTCGAGGAGGCCACGCAGGACGTGGTCGAGGATAGCGATGCCGGAGCGGACGAATCAGCCCCAGAAGAGGCCTAA
- the rpsR gene encoding 30S ribosomal protein S18 yields the protein MAFRKRFTPRKKFCRFCADKNLPLDYKRPDILRDFITDRGKIIPRRITGTCAKHQRSLTTEIKRARQMALLFYTTVHSTDVKKKSV from the coding sequence ATGGCCTTCAGAAAAAGATTCACTCCCCGGAAGAAGTTCTGCCGCTTCTGCGCGGACAAAAATCTTCCTCTCGATTACAAGCGCCCCGACATCCTCCGGGATTTCATCACGGATCGCGGTAAGATCATTCCTCGCCGCATCACCGGCACCTGCGCCAAGCATCAGCGCAGCCTGACCACTGAAATCAAGCGCGCTCGCCAGATGGCTCTGCTGTTCTACACCACCGTACACAGCACCGACGTCAAGAAAAAGAGCGTCTAG
- a CDS encoding phosphoribosylaminoimidazolesuccinocarboxamide synthase, with protein MQPVIETNIKNYPLLSRGKVRDIYEISQDSLLLVTTDRVSAYDVIMPEPVPMKGWILNQITLFWMRRFTDLIPNHVISADVADYPEELQAHADDLAGRSVLAKRAKPLPIECIVRGYITGSGWKDYQATGTLCGHALPEDMQESEMFPEPLFTPSTKADLGDHDENISVAKATDLIGKELMQQVQSVSLDIYSRARDYARERGIIIADTKFEFGLTDDGLILIDEVLTPDSSRFWPMDGYRPGQGQPSFDKQYLRDWLTEIGFNKQPPAPHIPDNVLQRTFEKYAEAYERLTGQTVGA; from the coding sequence ATGCAACCCGTCATTGAAACCAACATCAAAAACTATCCGCTGCTTTCACGCGGAAAAGTTCGTGATATCTATGAAATTTCGCAGGACAGTCTGCTCCTGGTCACCACGGACCGCGTATCCGCCTATGATGTGATCATGCCGGAACCGGTTCCCATGAAGGGCTGGATCCTGAATCAGATCACTCTGTTCTGGATGCGACGATTCACGGACCTGATCCCCAACCATGTCATCAGCGCGGACGTCGCCGACTACCCCGAGGAACTTCAGGCTCATGCAGACGACCTTGCAGGGCGAAGCGTTTTGGCCAAACGCGCCAAACCACTGCCCATCGAATGCATTGTCCGCGGCTATATCACCGGTTCCGGCTGGAAAGATTATCAAGCCACGGGTACGCTTTGCGGTCACGCCCTGCCAGAGGACATGCAGGAATCCGAGATGTTCCCGGAACCTCTCTTCACTCCTTCCACCAAGGCAGATCTGGGTGACCACGATGAGAACATCAGCGTGGCAAAGGCCACGGACCTGATCGGAAAAGAGTTGATGCAACAAGTCCAGAGCGTCAGCCTGGATATCTACAGCCGGGCCAGGGACTATGCTCGTGAGCGCGGCATCATCATCGCGGATACCAAATTTGAATTCGGACTTACGGACGATGGCCTGATCCTTATTGATGAAGTGCTGACCCCGGACTCCTCTCGTTTCTGGCCCATGGACGGCTACCGCCCCGGACAGGGACAGCCCAGTTTCGACAAGCAATACCTGCGCGACTGGCTGACGGAAATCGGCTTTAATAAACAACCGCCGGCGCCGCACATCCCGGATAACGTGCTCCAGCGTACCTTTGAAAAATATGCTGAAGCATATGAACGGCTTACCGGTCAAACCGTCGGAGCCTAG
- the uvrC gene encoding excinuclease ABC subunit UvrC, translating to MPKIEFVSPYRFVPAEHPDAPGVYLMKDQSGHILYVGKAVSLRKRLASYFRSGVHLTPKTKALVSRVYRVDTLLAGTEKQALLLEASLIKKHRPRYNIVLRDDKQYVLFRLEKRSAFPRLLMTRRTVRDGSVYFGPFTSAHAARQTWKLLGKAFPLRKCSDNVFNNRVRPCLYYDIGQCWAPCVKNVDKSAYADVVRRVELFLRGRTGELLTALEQEMRDCAESLQFEQAAELRDRIRAVHRTVERQTVVLQREADMDVLALAETGAGLGLGQIFVRQGRLLDEKRFFWPGLSLEEGDEALRSFISQFYDVHRFIPRRIVLPWAMETDILSELLAERREGRVSISPARGPEETGLVDLARKVAAREDLDRESIDVGELLRRALRLSFGIERIEGVDASHFAGKGVRVGQVCFVDGQPVKAEYRVYAFPELEGSGDDYAALAGWMERRLDAGPPWPDLILLDGGKGQLAAVQRVLREHWSDQENAPPALAAIAKGPSRRAGELEDRIFLPDRKNPLNLKAGGPALLFLQRVRDESHRYVLGRQRIARKGVTLQSQVQSLPGVGPKTARLLWEHFGTLESMAGADAEQLRAIPGIGAKKADQLAAALRTLRKQ from the coding sequence ATGCCCAAAATAGAATTCGTTTCTCCATATCGCTTTGTCCCAGCCGAACATCCGGACGCTCCCGGTGTGTATCTCATGAAGGATCAAAGCGGACACATATTATATGTTGGAAAGGCTGTGAGCTTGCGTAAACGGCTGGCATCGTATTTTCGATCCGGGGTACATCTGACGCCGAAAACCAAGGCTTTGGTGTCCCGGGTGTACCGAGTGGACACGCTACTGGCCGGAACGGAAAAGCAGGCGCTTTTGCTTGAAGCCAGTTTGATCAAGAAGCACCGTCCACGATATAATATCGTTTTGCGCGATGATAAACAGTACGTACTCTTTCGTCTGGAAAAGCGAAGTGCATTCCCCCGATTGTTGATGACGCGTCGAACGGTTCGTGATGGATCGGTCTATTTTGGTCCCTTTACCTCGGCGCACGCGGCCCGGCAGACCTGGAAATTGTTGGGCAAGGCTTTTCCTTTGCGTAAGTGCTCGGACAACGTGTTTAACAATCGGGTTCGTCCCTGTCTTTATTATGACATCGGCCAATGCTGGGCACCCTGCGTGAAAAATGTGGACAAGTCCGCCTATGCGGATGTGGTGCGGCGGGTAGAGTTGTTTTTGCGTGGACGGACCGGTGAGCTTTTGACTGCTTTGGAGCAAGAGATGCGTGATTGTGCGGAATCGTTGCAGTTCGAGCAAGCCGCCGAGCTTCGGGATCGAATCCGTGCCGTGCATCGGACCGTGGAACGGCAAACCGTTGTGTTGCAGCGGGAGGCGGACATGGATGTCCTGGCCTTGGCCGAAACAGGGGCAGGCCTGGGGTTAGGACAAATATTTGTTCGGCAGGGGCGGCTGCTGGATGAAAAGCGTTTTTTTTGGCCGGGCTTATCGCTAGAAGAAGGGGATGAGGCGCTACGCTCGTTTATAAGCCAGTTCTATGATGTTCATCGGTTTATTCCGCGGCGGATCGTTTTGCCATGGGCCATGGAGACAGACATCCTTTCGGAATTGCTTGCGGAGCGTCGTGAAGGGCGGGTGAGCATCTCTCCGGCACGCGGCCCAGAGGAAACTGGGTTGGTGGATCTGGCACGTAAGGTGGCCGCCCGTGAGGATTTGGATCGTGAGTCGATTGACGTGGGAGAGCTTTTGCGGCGGGCGTTGCGGTTGTCTTTCGGCATTGAGCGTATCGAAGGAGTGGATGCGTCTCATTTTGCTGGTAAAGGGGTACGCGTCGGTCAGGTTTGTTTTGTGGATGGGCAGCCGGTAAAGGCGGAATACCGCGTGTATGCATTCCCTGAGCTGGAAGGGAGCGGCGACGATTATGCGGCCTTGGCCGGATGGATGGAACGACGCTTGGATGCTGGCCCGCCGTGGCCGGATTTGATTCTGCTTGATGGCGGCAAGGGGCAGCTTGCCGCGGTTCAGCGTGTTTTGAGGGAGCACTGGTCGGATCAGGAGAACGCTCCGCCAGCTTTGGCGGCGATTGCCAAAGGGCCGTCAAGACGAGCCGGTGAATTGGAAGATCGCATTTTTTTGCCTGATAGGAAAAATCCCCTGAACCTCAAAGCTGGTGGACCGGCTTTACTGTTTTTGCAGCGCGTGCGCGACGAATCCCATCGTTATGTATTGGGGCGGCAGCGTATCGCCCGGAAAGGGGTCACATTGCAGAGCCAAGTCCAATCGTTGCCGGGGGTTGGACCGAAAACGGCACGACTGTTGTGGGAGCACTTTGGAACGTTAGAGTCCATGGCGGGAGCCGATGCCGAGCAGCTCCGGGCAATACCCGGCATCGGTGCCAAAAAAGCGGATCAATTGGCCGCAGCCTTGCGGACGTTGCGGAAGCAGTAA
- the dnaB gene encoding replicative DNA helicase, with protein MPERTNQPQKRPNSKKSRTQNGEALDRASADLLRNVPPQNLEAEQAVLGGVFQTNSLFHSLVDVVSPEDFYSPVHQTIFQTFIDLYNKNTPIDLITVSDWLRTKGVLDELGGPVYLAELADSPVSSANASRHAHIVRDKAILRDLIQTASDIISNCYDAQDVDALLDEAEKSIFEIADAKTTGTIANSRDLVNSVFDELTKRFENKSAVTGIKTGYQKYDDMTAGLQKSDLIIVAGRPSMGKTAFALNLGLRAALNEAITTAVFSLEMSKEQLMTRLLACQGRVNLGNLRTGYLQDEDWLKLHNAANDLSSSPLFIDDTPALSTLELRARCRRLKAEHNLGLVVVDYLQLMRSSRKIDSREQEISDISRSLKALAKELNIPVIALSQLNRKVEERKPPRPMLSDLRESGAIEQDADVILFLYRDDFYNQNEDNPKKNMAEVIIGKQRNGPIGDVDLYFHKQWTRFEDLTTTPYPSENGPTA; from the coding sequence ATGCCGGAGCGGACGAATCAGCCCCAGAAGAGGCCTAACAGCAAGAAATCGCGCACACAAAACGGTGAAGCCCTGGATAGGGCTTCCGCCGATTTATTGCGCAATGTCCCCCCTCAGAACCTGGAAGCCGAACAGGCGGTTCTGGGGGGGGTTTTTCAGACGAATTCCCTGTTCCACTCCCTGGTCGATGTGGTCAGCCCCGAGGATTTCTACTCCCCGGTTCACCAGACCATCTTTCAGACTTTCATCGATCTTTACAACAAAAACACCCCTATTGACCTCATTACGGTCTCGGACTGGCTGCGCACCAAAGGCGTTTTGGATGAACTTGGCGGCCCGGTCTACCTCGCGGAGTTGGCGGATTCCCCCGTCAGTTCGGCCAACGCATCACGGCATGCTCACATTGTGCGTGACAAGGCTATTCTCCGCGACCTGATCCAAACAGCCAGCGACATTATTTCCAATTGTTACGACGCCCAAGATGTGGACGCCCTGCTTGACGAAGCGGAAAAATCCATTTTTGAAATCGCGGATGCCAAGACCACGGGCACCATCGCTAACAGCCGCGACCTGGTAAATTCGGTTTTTGACGAACTCACCAAACGATTTGAAAACAAATCCGCGGTTACGGGTATCAAAACCGGCTACCAAAAATATGACGATATGACCGCTGGATTGCAGAAGTCGGACCTCATCATCGTGGCGGGCCGTCCATCCATGGGAAAAACAGCTTTTGCCCTTAACCTGGGCCTGCGTGCGGCTTTGAACGAAGCAATTACAACTGCCGTCTTTTCCCTGGAAATGAGCAAGGAACAGCTCATGACTCGACTGCTGGCATGTCAGGGCAGGGTCAATCTGGGCAACCTGCGCACTGGCTACCTGCAGGATGAGGATTGGCTCAAGCTTCACAATGCGGCCAACGACCTGTCCAGCTCACCGCTGTTCATCGACGACACACCGGCTCTCTCTACACTGGAACTACGCGCGCGCTGCCGTCGCCTCAAGGCCGAACATAATCTGGGCCTCGTGGTTGTCGACTATCTCCAGCTCATGCGTTCCAGCCGGAAAATCGACTCCCGTGAACAAGAAATTTCCGATATTTCACGCAGCCTTAAGGCATTGGCCAAAGAGCTGAACATTCCCGTCATTGCCTTATCCCAGCTGAACCGCAAAGTAGAAGAGCGCAAGCCGCCACGCCCCATGCTCTCAGACCTTCGCGAGTCCGGGGCAATCGAGCAGGACGCGGACGTTATTCTCTTCCTGTATCGTGACGATTTTTATAACCAAAACGAAGACAATCCTAAAAAGAACATGGCAGAGGTCATCATCGGCAAGCAACGCAACGGTCCCA
- the hisD gene encoding histidinol dehydrogenase, which yields MPCPIFSYDGENDWFSLKQRLSGRKNPDSVVQDRVRAILDNVQSNQDQALVEYTQKFDCPDFCAEQLRVPQSAIEAAPSEIPPEDLRILKESIANVQAFHERQRENSWWTTQEDGTVLGQMVLPVGRVGLYVPGGQGGSTPLISSIIMNAVPARVAGVDQIIMTSPPRKDGTLNPYLLATAALLEIKDVFAVGSAWAIGALAFGTPSIPACDFIAGPGNIYVATAKALLVGEVGIDMVAGPSEIAIIADDSANPAWIAADLLSQAEHDPLAAALLVTTDKQLPNRVTQKLERQTASLPRGEIAAKSLAEWGGIIVTPDMDTAVKLTNRIAPEHLELCVSDPWPLLGKIRNAGAVFMGHHCPEPVGDYFAGPNHVLPTLGTARFSSALSVQNFYKKTSVIAASKQYVREHGSKIARFARLEALEAHARSVEIRNNDDEEVNDATRH from the coding sequence ATGCCCTGCCCCATTTTTTCCTATGACGGGGAGAACGACTGGTTTTCCCTGAAGCAACGTCTTTCCGGTCGAAAAAATCCGGATTCCGTGGTTCAGGACCGGGTCCGCGCCATCCTCGACAATGTACAAAGCAACCAGGATCAAGCCCTGGTCGAATACACCCAGAAATTCGATTGTCCGGACTTTTGCGCGGAGCAACTCCGTGTGCCGCAATCCGCCATCGAAGCCGCCCCTTCTGAAATTCCGCCGGAAGACCTTCGTATTCTGAAGGAATCCATCGCCAACGTGCAGGCCTTTCATGAACGACAACGGGAAAACTCCTGGTGGACCACTCAGGAGGACGGAACCGTACTAGGACAAATGGTTCTTCCCGTAGGTCGTGTCGGCCTTTATGTCCCCGGCGGACAGGGAGGGTCCACTCCGCTCATTTCCAGCATCATTATGAATGCCGTACCTGCCCGTGTGGCTGGAGTGGATCAGATCATCATGACGTCGCCCCCGCGCAAGGACGGCACCCTGAACCCGTACCTCCTGGCCACGGCCGCTCTTCTTGAGATCAAGGATGTCTTTGCTGTGGGTAGTGCCTGGGCCATCGGCGCACTTGCCTTTGGCACACCCTCCATCCCCGCCTGCGATTTCATCGCCGGCCCGGGGAATATCTATGTTGCCACTGCAAAAGCCCTCCTCGTTGGAGAAGTGGGCATTGACATGGTTGCTGGTCCGAGTGAAATAGCGATCATTGCGGACGATTCCGCGAACCCGGCCTGGATTGCAGCGGACCTGCTCTCGCAAGCCGAACACGACCCTTTGGCCGCAGCGCTCCTCGTTACCACGGATAAACAACTGCCGAACCGGGTTACACAGAAGCTTGAAAGGCAGACAGCAAGTTTGCCCAGAGGAGAAATCGCGGCCAAATCTCTCGCGGAGTGGGGCGGCATTATCGTTACGCCGGATATGGATACAGCCGTGAAGCTGACTAACCGCATAGCGCCGGAACACCTGGAACTCTGCGTATCCGATCCATGGCCGCTACTGGGCAAAATACGCAACGCCGGTGCCGTATTCATGGGCCACCACTGCCCGGAACCCGTGGGCGATTACTTTGCCGGGCCGAATCACGTACTCCCGACTCTGGGGACCGCCCGGTTTTCTTCTGCCCTGTCCGTTCAGAATTTTTACAAAAAAACCAGTGTAATCGCAGCGTCGAAACAATATGTGAGGGAGCATGGTTCCAAAATTGCCCGCTTTGCGCGGTTGGAAGCTTTGGAAGCCCATGCACGTTCCGTGGAAATTCGAAATAACGACGATGAAGAGGTGAACGATGCAACCCGTCATTGA
- a CDS encoding UbiX family flavin prenyltransferase has translation MKKRIILAVSGASGSPYAVRIAQELGRHEQLELHVIVSDAARQVMQLETGGSPESITDQAFAVHSISHIGAPPASGSWRHHGMIVCPCSMATLGNIANGTGNNLIHRAADVTLKERRPLVLVPRETPLNEVHLQNMLRAHRAGAVIMPASPGFYHSPQNLEDVIRQMAGRVLDQLDLTHDLTRRWGEST, from the coding sequence ATGAAAAAACGTATTATCCTTGCCGTCAGCGGTGCCAGTGGCTCCCCGTACGCAGTCAGAATCGCTCAGGAACTCGGCAGGCATGAGCAACTTGAGCTTCATGTCATCGTTTCTGATGCCGCCCGACAAGTCATGCAACTGGAAACCGGAGGCTCACCAGAAAGCATCACCGACCAAGCCTTTGCCGTTCACAGCATCAGCCATATCGGCGCCCCGCCCGCCAGTGGGTCGTGGCGACATCACGGTATGATTGTCTGCCCCTGCAGCATGGCAACGTTGGGGAACATCGCCAACGGCACCGGAAATAATCTGATCCACCGGGCTGCGGACGTCACCCTGAAAGAACGGCGACCCCTTGTGCTGGTTCCCAGAGAAACACCGCTCAACGAAGTTCACTTGCAAAACATGCTTCGGGCGCACCGGGCGGGCGCCGTCATCATGCCAGCGTCACCCGGCTTCTACCATTCCCCGCAAAACCTGGAAGACGTCATACGTCAAATGGCGGGACGCGTTCTGGACCAACTTGATCTAACGCACGACCTTACCCGACGTTGGGGAGAGTCAACTTGA
- a CDS encoding metal-dependent hydrolase, giving the protein MQITWNGHSNFCFEHEGTTFLIDPFFEGNPCAPQTCDLTQPMDAVLVTHDHGDHVGQAVDICRATGAPLVAVFDTVNSLIDQGLPPEQGIGMNIGGTVEIDGVQIHMVQAMHSTATGVAAGYILTYPDGFCLYHAGDTGLFASMQLFSAFHDIDVALLPTGGHFTMGPRQAAFACKMLGCKNVVPMHWGTFPILEQSTDNFAYQLKATAPDTKLLAMQPGETISL; this is encoded by the coding sequence ATGCAGATCACATGGAACGGCCATTCCAATTTTTGCTTTGAACATGAAGGGACCACCTTTCTTATTGACCCGTTCTTTGAAGGCAACCCCTGCGCGCCGCAAACCTGTGACCTGACTCAACCCATGGACGCCGTCTTGGTGACCCACGACCATGGGGACCATGTCGGCCAGGCTGTGGATATCTGTCGGGCAACCGGCGCACCGCTTGTAGCTGTTTTTGATACCGTCAACAGCCTGATAGACCAAGGCCTCCCCCCGGAGCAGGGAATCGGCATGAATATAGGTGGGACAGTGGAAATTGACGGCGTTCAAATCCACATGGTCCAGGCCATGCACTCCACGGCAACAGGCGTGGCAGCGGGCTACATCCTGACCTACCCGGACGGCTTCTGTCTCTACCATGCCGGAGACACGGGGTTGTTCGCCAGCATGCAGCTGTTCAGTGCCTTCCATGACATCGACGTGGCCCTGTTGCCCACTGGTGGGCATTTCACAATGGGACCGCGCCAGGCCGCCTTTGCCTGCAAAATGCTCGGATGCAAAAATGTGGTCCCTATGCACTGGGGAACGTTCCCGATCCTGGAACAGAGCACGGACAACTTCGCCTACCAACTCAAAGCCACAGCCCCAGACACCAAGTTGCTGGCCATGCAGCCCGGGGAAACAATCTCCCTCTAA
- the rpsF gene encoding 30S ribosomal protein S6, with product MQNYETLLLLSPELEEERRNEIFTNLSETIEGGEGKIVEMDEWGMRTLAYPVNKQTRGFYMRMVYEAPGALVTELERKIRIADGIFKFITVKLDNPAASQEG from the coding sequence ATGCAGAACTACGAAACCTTGTTGCTGCTCTCTCCCGAGCTTGAGGAAGAGCGTCGCAACGAGATCTTCACCAACCTCTCTGAAACCATCGAGGGTGGTGAAGGCAAAATCGTGGAAATGGACGAGTGGGGCATGCGTACCCTCGCCTATCCCGTCAACAAGCAGACCCGCGGTTTTTACATGCGCATGGTCTACGAGGCTCCGGGCGCGTTGGTGACCGAGCTGGAACGCAAGATTCGCATTGCTGACGGCATTTTCAAGTTCATCACCGTGAAACTGGACAACCCGGCTGCGAGCCAGGAGGGATAG